From Spirosoma aerolatum, one genomic window encodes:
- a CDS encoding PVC-type heme-binding CxxCH protein, translated as MRPRNRFIHLFPLLRKSLLVPLLVLTTALVNQDKAPDVPDPDVQKELESFKLADGFEVTLFAAEPLVAKPIQMNWDAQGRLWVVSSTAYPHLKTGEQANDKIFVLEDTNGDGKADKSTIFAEGLLTPTGILPGDGGVYVANSTEILHFSDTDGDGKADKKRRILSGFGTADTHHLIHTFRWGPEGSLYFNQSIYIYSHVETPSGIKRLEGGGVWRLRPEHLDLDIYAKGLVNPWGLQFTRWGTTFMTDGAGFEGINYAFPGATFLTAPGAERILRGLNPGQPKHSGLDVISGRHLPDDWQGTLITNDFRANRINRFKLEEQGSGFASKQLADLLWTDHVAFRPVDISVGPDGAIYVADWYNPIIQHGEVDFHDPRRDQQHGRIWRIVARNRPLVKRPELEKATVAELLDALRQPEDWTRLQAKQVLKRHGAKDVIPVLEQWITKLDPKAADYEHLLLEALWTYQTLDTVNEPLLLKLLNASDHNARAAALRAFQLWHGKIKDEPALLAKAVQDAHPRVRLEAVVALRNLQSAEAARAALMALDLPMDEFLDFALWQTVRELEPQWANRLKAQPTFLGDARKTVFALKSVSNSEAIAQLTQLYRQGQVPDEYQKDVLASIAKWGKPDDLNTLFDMAVQGNAQRDKQTVARLTTLADAARQRKVKPTTDLGRIAGFISNDDEEVATAAIRLIGLWQMDELSNRLVSIVPKGTKSIQKAALGALATIGSDQSKKMLIGLSGPGNTPVLRLLATAQLVSVDAPEAARIGTGLLRTIPPETDAADLFLAFFATKAGLQALADALTAQKIPESFAKSGRQLMARNLPFNRQRSDEVNRLQKALEASGGTLPVERMPQQLSNPEITALAQTVSQSADPALGEQVFRKSELLCQNCHAIGGAGGRIGPDLSSLGTSSPVETIIRSVLYPSLSIKEGYELQRIVKEDGSEMMAYLVSNGLSEVVVRDVGGQDFAIPKSQISTIEKTPGTLMPSGLTAGLDKQEFINLIGFLSKLGGSGRFRVPTTQFVRRWSMVSANKELARKLATEGTAYAAKDAGKLLAMPIYSTVSGALPINELPIVEVGPGKRYSFVRFDLEVVSKGNVDLGFTSTIGVTGWVGPKALKMTAQGTVIDLPQGIQTITLAIDRTQFTAAQLGIQLQEAPQSPAQVRLVMGR; from the coding sequence ATGAGGCCGCGCAACCGTTTTATACATCTCTTTCCGTTACTCCGTAAAAGTCTGCTCGTTCCGTTGCTGGTGCTGACAACGGCCCTGGTCAATCAGGATAAAGCGCCTGATGTACCAGACCCCGACGTGCAAAAAGAACTTGAATCGTTTAAATTGGCCGATGGCTTCGAGGTAACCTTGTTTGCCGCCGAACCTTTAGTAGCCAAGCCGATTCAGATGAACTGGGATGCCCAGGGGCGTCTATGGGTAGTGAGCAGTACGGCCTATCCGCACCTGAAAACGGGTGAGCAGGCCAACGATAAGATTTTTGTGCTCGAAGATACCAATGGGGATGGCAAGGCCGATAAATCGACGATTTTTGCCGAAGGGCTGCTTACCCCAACGGGTATTCTTCCGGGCGATGGTGGCGTGTACGTGGCCAATTCGACCGAAATTCTGCATTTTTCGGATACCGATGGTGATGGCAAAGCGGATAAAAAACGGCGCATACTGAGCGGGTTTGGTACTGCCGATACCCACCACCTGATTCATACATTCCGTTGGGGGCCAGAAGGGAGCCTGTACTTCAACCAGTCCATCTACATCTATAGCCACGTCGAAACGCCATCGGGAATAAAACGACTCGAAGGCGGTGGCGTGTGGCGATTGCGTCCTGAGCATTTGGACCTCGATATTTATGCCAAAGGACTGGTGAATCCCTGGGGGTTACAGTTTACCCGCTGGGGAACAACGTTTATGACCGATGGGGCTGGTTTCGAAGGGATCAACTACGCTTTCCCAGGGGCAACCTTCCTGACGGCCCCCGGTGCTGAACGGATTCTGCGGGGTCTTAATCCCGGTCAGCCCAAACACTCGGGGCTGGATGTTATTTCGGGCCGACATCTTCCCGATGATTGGCAGGGGACATTGATTACCAACGACTTTCGGGCTAACCGGATCAATCGGTTTAAATTGGAAGAGCAGGGAAGTGGCTTTGCGTCGAAACAATTGGCCGACTTGCTATGGACGGACCACGTCGCGTTTCGCCCGGTCGATATTTCGGTGGGACCCGATGGCGCTATCTATGTTGCCGACTGGTATAACCCGATCATTCAGCATGGGGAAGTCGATTTCCACGATCCCCGTCGCGACCAGCAACACGGACGTATCTGGCGAATTGTGGCCAGAAATCGCCCCTTGGTCAAACGGCCTGAACTGGAAAAAGCGACGGTTGCCGAATTGCTCGACGCGCTTCGCCAACCTGAAGACTGGACACGCTTGCAGGCTAAGCAAGTGCTCAAACGGCACGGTGCCAAAGACGTAATTCCCGTTCTGGAGCAATGGATAACCAAACTGGACCCGAAAGCAGCCGACTACGAACACCTGCTGCTGGAAGCGCTGTGGACATACCAGACCCTCGATACCGTAAACGAACCTTTACTGCTGAAGTTGTTGAACGCCAGTGATCACAACGCTCGGGCTGCCGCGTTACGGGCCTTTCAGTTGTGGCATGGAAAAATAAAGGATGAACCTGCTTTGCTGGCTAAGGCGGTACAGGATGCCCACCCACGGGTACGGCTGGAGGCTGTTGTTGCCTTACGGAATCTCCAGTCGGCCGAAGCGGCTCGTGCGGCACTCATGGCCCTTGATCTGCCAATGGATGAGTTCCTGGATTTTGCGCTCTGGCAAACCGTTCGTGAGCTTGAACCGCAGTGGGCCAATCGGCTGAAAGCTCAACCAACCTTCCTAGGCGATGCACGCAAAACCGTTTTTGCATTGAAGTCAGTGAGTAATTCGGAGGCTATTGCCCAGTTGACCCAGCTTTACCGGCAGGGGCAGGTACCCGATGAGTACCAGAAGGACGTACTGGCTTCGATTGCCAAGTGGGGCAAGCCGGACGACCTGAATACGTTGTTCGATATGGCCGTGCAGGGCAATGCCCAACGTGACAAGCAAACCGTAGCCCGCTTAACCACACTAGCCGATGCCGCCCGTCAGCGAAAAGTAAAACCAACGACTGACCTGGGCCGTATCGCCGGGTTTATCAGTAATGATGACGAAGAGGTAGCCACTGCTGCTATTCGATTAATCGGACTGTGGCAGATGGATGAGTTGAGCAACCGATTGGTTAGTATCGTTCCCAAAGGGACCAAATCCATTCAGAAAGCAGCTTTAGGGGCCTTAGCGACCATCGGGAGCGATCAATCGAAAAAAATGCTGATTGGTCTCAGCGGCCCAGGTAACACACCCGTCCTGCGATTGCTGGCTACGGCCCAGTTGGTATCGGTGGATGCTCCTGAAGCGGCTCGAATCGGTACAGGGTTACTAAGGACCATACCACCAGAAACGGACGCTGCCGATCTGTTTCTGGCGTTTTTTGCCACGAAGGCGGGGCTTCAGGCGCTGGCTGACGCCCTCACGGCCCAAAAAATCCCTGAGTCATTTGCCAAATCGGGTAGACAATTGATGGCTCGTAATCTACCCTTTAACCGGCAGCGGTCGGATGAGGTGAATCGATTGCAGAAAGCCCTGGAGGCATCTGGTGGTACGCTGCCCGTGGAACGAATGCCGCAGCAGTTGAGTAATCCCGAAATCACGGCTTTGGCCCAAACCGTCAGCCAGTCGGCAGACCCCGCGCTGGGCGAACAAGTCTTCCGAAAGAGTGAACTGCTCTGCCAGAACTGCCATGCTATTGGTGGTGCCGGTGGGCGGATCGGCCCGGATTTGAGCAGTTTGGGTACTAGCTCGCCGGTTGAAACTATCATTCGTTCGGTTTTGTACCCGTCATTGTCGATCAAAGAAGGCTACGAACTTCAGCGGATTGTCAAAGAAGATGGCTCTGAAATGATGGCCTATCTAGTCAGCAACGGGCTATCGGAAGTCGTCGTACGGGATGTTGGCGGTCAGGATTTTGCGATTCCGAAAAGCCAGATCAGTACAATTGAAAAAACACCCGGTACCCTGATGCCCTCTGGCCTGACGGCCGGTCTGGACAAGCAGGAGTTTATCAACCTGATTGGATTCCTGTCTAAACTGGGAGGTTCAGGTAGGTTCCGTGTGCCCACTACTCAGTTTGTCCGGCGATGGAGTATGGTTTCGGCCAATAAAGAACTGGCTCGCAAGCTGGCTACCGAGGGAACGGCTTATGCCGCAAAAGATGCTGGGAAACTACTGGCCATGCCCATTTACAGCACCGTATCAGGAGCGCTACCCATCAATGAATTGCCGATTGTGGAAGTGGGGCCAGGTAAACGATACAGTTTCGTTCGGTTCGATCTGGAAGTGGTTAGCAAAGGCAACGTCGATCTTGGTTTTACATCAACGATTGGTGTAACGGGATGGGTTGGCCCGAAAGCCCTGAAAATGACCGCTCAAGGTACGGTCATCGATCTGCCTCAGGGTATTCAGACCATTACGTTAGCCATCGACCGTACGCAGTTTACGGCTGCACAATTGGGTATTCAATTGCAGGAGGCTCCACAATCACCCGCACAAGTCCGGCTCGTTATGGGGCGATAG
- a CDS encoding AGE family epimerase/isomerase translates to MKKTTLLVLASSLFLRFSYAQKPVDERMQIATEMEKSIQNEMLNKWYPQSVDKEYGGFLSTFTYDFTPTGPQDKMIVTQARHVWTTAKAAERYPSVTYYKENSRHGFLFLRDVMWDKEYGGFYNLVDRKGNVKGGDMKLVYGNAFGLYALSAYYHMSHDTAALNLAKKSFAWLEKHSHDPVHKGYFQHMRRDGTPIKRDASVPSTSDLGYKDQNSSIHLLEALTELYTVWPDPLVRERLAEMLHLVRDVITSPKGNLVLFFQPDWKPVSFRDSSEATILKHRNLDHVSFGHDVETAYLMLEASHVLGLKNDIKTRQIGKRMVDHALANGWDKKVGGFYDQGYYFKDKPGMTIINESKNWWSQAEGLNTLLLMADQFPNDPMHYFDQYKLLWQYVQTYLIDHVHGDWYEEGLDKDPERKTALKGHIWKSAYHTYRALTGCVDRSKTKPSPHSSTKH, encoded by the coding sequence ATGAAAAAGACGACCTTACTCGTTCTCGCATCTTCTTTATTCCTCCGTTTTTCGTATGCCCAAAAGCCCGTCGATGAGCGGATGCAAATTGCGACCGAAATGGAGAAATCCATTCAGAATGAAATGCTTAATAAATGGTATCCGCAGTCGGTCGATAAAGAGTATGGGGGTTTTCTCAGTACGTTTACCTACGATTTTACCCCCACCGGCCCGCAGGACAAAATGATCGTGACTCAGGCCCGCCATGTCTGGACAACTGCGAAAGCCGCTGAACGATACCCCTCTGTTACATATTACAAAGAAAATTCCCGGCATGGGTTTCTGTTTTTGCGGGATGTGATGTGGGACAAAGAGTATGGTGGCTTTTATAATCTGGTCGACCGGAAGGGAAACGTGAAAGGCGGAGATATGAAGCTCGTCTACGGAAATGCGTTTGGGTTGTATGCCCTGAGTGCCTACTATCACATGTCACACGATACGGCGGCCCTGAATCTGGCGAAAAAGTCATTTGCCTGGCTCGAAAAGCACAGCCATGATCCGGTGCATAAAGGTTATTTTCAGCACATGCGTCGGGATGGAACGCCGATTAAACGCGATGCATCGGTGCCTTCCACGTCCGATCTGGGCTACAAAGATCAGAATAGCTCCATTCATTTGCTCGAAGCCCTAACGGAACTCTATACCGTTTGGCCTGACCCGCTCGTCCGCGAACGGCTGGCCGAAATGCTGCACCTCGTTCGGGATGTGATCACATCGCCAAAGGGCAATCTGGTTCTGTTTTTTCAGCCCGACTGGAAACCCGTATCCTTCCGCGATTCGTCGGAAGCAACCATTCTGAAACACCGTAATCTGGATCATGTATCCTTTGGCCACGATGTTGAAACGGCTTATCTGATGCTGGAAGCGTCACACGTTCTGGGGCTTAAAAATGATATCAAAACCCGGCAGATCGGTAAACGGATGGTCGATCATGCGCTGGCCAACGGCTGGGATAAAAAAGTAGGTGGCTTTTACGATCAGGGCTATTACTTCAAAGACAAGCCCGGCATGACCATCATTAATGAAAGCAAAAACTGGTGGTCGCAGGCTGAGGGGTTAAATACGCTTCTGCTAATGGCAGATCAGTTTCCAAACGATCCCATGCATTATTTCGACCAGTACAAATTACTCTGGCAATACGTACAGACCTACCTGATCGACCACGTGCATGGCGACTGGTATGAGGAAGGATTAGACAAAGACCCTGAACGGAAAACAGCGCTTAAAGGCCATATCTGGAAATCAGCCTATCATACCTACCGGGCTTTAACGGGTTGCGTCGATCGCTCTAAAACTAAACCCTCCCCGCATTCATCGACTAAACACTGA
- a CDS encoding GDSL-type esterase/lipase family protein, translated as MRKQLIVLTCSSLLFIGLCLMASAQSSAVSGRSGPDFRLADGDRVVFLGNSLMEDDVQFGYLELALTTRWPGRNVTYRNLGWSGDNVFGEARSYVTTPPTPYELLMQQLTNAKPTVVFLAYGGVEAQDGEAGLSRFKRGLNQLVDKIEQLGAQTILVSPIPVLLSSSASINQRNAALELYASTIAQTASERKKRYIDVFRPIQDASKQMLITDDGVHLNETGYYYLAKAFENGLALPPRTNSITIDLVKQAVESATPIKLLNTDKATANVNFIVNEANLPLPAPKQDDKALDVDNGQVLTIKGLKKGFYTLHVDNEEVMTASAKQWANGIVIRQGPSFTRSAELQALVQKKNKLHFFQYRPLNQTYIIGFRSYEQGRHKKGLEEQSYLITWLEGEIMATNQPKPATYSLTQLK; from the coding sequence ATGCGAAAGCAGTTGATTGTATTGACCTGTTCAAGTTTATTGTTCATAGGGCTCTGCCTGATGGCTTCGGCCCAGTCGTCAGCGGTTTCCGGTAGATCTGGTCCTGATTTTCGGCTTGCCGATGGGGATCGGGTTGTTTTTCTGGGCAATTCCCTAATGGAAGATGATGTGCAGTTCGGCTACCTTGAATTGGCGCTGACCACCCGCTGGCCTGGTCGAAACGTTACGTACCGAAACCTGGGTTGGTCGGGCGATAATGTGTTTGGCGAGGCCCGTAGCTACGTAACCACTCCGCCTACACCATACGAACTGCTCATGCAGCAACTCACCAACGCCAAACCAACGGTCGTCTTTCTGGCCTACGGAGGGGTCGAAGCGCAGGACGGCGAAGCGGGGTTGTCGCGCTTTAAACGGGGTCTGAATCAGCTAGTCGATAAAATTGAACAGCTTGGTGCACAAACCATTCTGGTGTCGCCTATCCCCGTATTATTGTCCTCATCGGCTAGTATAAACCAACGAAATGCAGCGCTGGAACTTTATGCCTCGACCATTGCCCAGACGGCTTCTGAGCGAAAAAAACGCTATATCGACGTGTTCCGGCCGATTCAGGACGCCAGTAAGCAAATGCTGATTACCGATGATGGTGTTCACCTCAACGAAACGGGCTATTATTATCTGGCTAAAGCCTTTGAAAATGGGCTGGCTCTACCACCTCGTACCAACAGCATTACCATCGACCTGGTGAAACAGGCTGTAGAATCAGCTACGCCCATCAAATTGCTGAATACGGACAAAGCAACGGCCAATGTTAATTTTATCGTTAATGAAGCCAATCTGCCTCTTCCGGCCCCCAAACAGGATGACAAGGCTCTGGACGTCGACAATGGGCAAGTGCTGACCATTAAAGGGCTGAAAAAAGGATTTTATACGTTACATGTTGATAATGAAGAGGTAATGACCGCGTCGGCGAAGCAGTGGGCCAACGGTATCGTCATTCGGCAGGGACCATCGTTTACGCGCTCGGCGGAGTTGCAGGCCCTGGTTCAGAAGAAAAACAAACTACATTTCTTCCAGTACCGACCGCTGAATCAAACGTACATCATCGGCTTTCGTTCTTACGAGCAGGGTCGTCATAAAAAAGGGCTGGAGGAGCAAAGTTACCTCATTACCTGGCTGGAAGGCGAAATTATGGCTACCAACCAACCTAAGCCCGCAACGTATTCCCTTACTCAGCTAAAGTAA
- a CDS encoding FG-GAP repeat domain-containing protein: MIASESAESVGVFDVNGDQHPDLVSGSYWYEGPAFLNRHLIGQSERKGEYFDDFATIPLDINGDGKLDYVTGGWFSKKMVWRENPGNNGEWKEHDLAQSGNVETIRAWDVDGDGRIDIVPNTPNLPLVYYSLVLDQAGKPTGQFSATKVAEKHGHGLGFGDINGDGRGDFIVADGWLEAPDKRSDKSLWKHHPTFNLDHASVPILVVDVNKDGLMDVIVGQGHNYGLDWYEQKRVNQTITFTRHAIDPFQSQYHTMEWVDIDQDGENELITGKRYRAHNGNDPGANDPLGLYYFKWNGESFTKNFISYGPFGEGKGAGLYFSVSDLRGTGRKDIIVAGKDGLVVFFNETR, encoded by the coding sequence ATGATTGCGTCCGAAAGTGCTGAATCGGTAGGGGTATTCGATGTCAATGGTGATCAGCATCCTGATTTGGTTTCGGGAAGTTACTGGTACGAAGGCCCTGCTTTTCTGAACCGACATCTGATCGGGCAGAGTGAGCGCAAAGGCGAATACTTCGATGATTTCGCCACCATCCCTCTCGATATCAATGGCGATGGCAAACTGGATTACGTAACGGGGGGATGGTTCAGCAAAAAAATGGTCTGGCGTGAAAACCCAGGCAATAACGGCGAATGGAAAGAGCATGACCTCGCCCAGTCGGGCAATGTTGAAACCATTCGTGCCTGGGATGTTGATGGCGATGGCCGGATCGATATTGTGCCCAATACTCCCAATCTGCCTCTAGTATATTATAGTCTGGTACTGGATCAGGCCGGGAAACCCACAGGGCAGTTCTCGGCTACGAAAGTGGCGGAGAAACATGGGCATGGTCTTGGTTTTGGGGATATTAACGGCGATGGTCGGGGCGACTTTATTGTGGCTGATGGCTGGCTGGAAGCCCCCGATAAACGATCTGATAAGTCGCTGTGGAAACATCACCCTACCTTCAACCTGGACCATGCCAGTGTTCCCATTCTGGTGGTCGATGTGAACAAGGATGGCCTGATGGATGTGATTGTTGGTCAGGGCCATAATTACGGACTGGACTGGTACGAACAAAAAAGGGTCAATCAAACCATAACCTTTACCCGGCATGCCATCGACCCGTTTCAGTCGCAGTATCATACGATGGAATGGGTGGATATTGATCAGGATGGCGAGAACGAGTTGATCACGGGAAAGCGTTACCGGGCTCATAACGGCAATGACCCTGGAGCGAATGACCCCCTGGGGCTATACTATTTCAAGTGGAATGGGGAGTCCTTCACAAAGAATTTTATCAGCTACGGGCCATTTGGCGAGGGTAAAGGGGCTGGGCTTTACTTTTCGGTGTCTGATCTTCGCGGCACCGGACGAAAGGATATAATCGTTGCCGGAAAAGATGGGCTTGTTGTATTTTTTAATGAAACCCGCTAA